In the Alkaliphilus oremlandii OhILAs genome, one interval contains:
- a CDS encoding hemerythrin domain-containing protein, whose product MKAVQTLRDEHKNILRMLKVVKSLAIITFNTKEVYYEGYRNAIDFIRNYADKFHHGKEEDILFKKMSSELGPAIEKGPIFGMLAEHDLGRLFIKTLEDALIKAEKGDEDAKVDIIANATAYTDLLYRHIDKEDNAIFNFADSQLKAETHEELNIEFENAKKGLNSDETERKYVALLEELEAYVASAK is encoded by the coding sequence ATGAAAGCCGTACAAACTTTAAGGGACGAACATAAAAATATATTAAGAATGCTCAAGGTTGTAAAATCTTTAGCGATTATTACATTCAATACAAAAGAGGTTTATTACGAAGGCTATCGGAATGCCATTGATTTTATCAGAAACTATGCAGATAAGTTCCATCACGGAAAAGAAGAAGATATTTTGTTCAAGAAGATGTCTTCTGAGCTTGGACCAGCCATTGAAAAAGGACCGATTTTCGGCATGCTTGCAGAGCATGATTTAGGAAGACTCTTCATAAAAACCCTAGAGGATGCCCTTATCAAAGCGGAAAAGGGAGACGAAGATGCAAAGGTTGACATCATTGCCAATGCAACAGCCTATACCGATTTACTGTACCGCCATATCGACAAAGAAGATAATGCCATATTTAATTTTGCAGACAGTCAATTAAAGGCAGAAACCCACGAAGAGCTGAACATCGAATTTGAAAATGCAAAAAAAGGTTTAAATAGTGACGAAACCGAAAGAAAATATGTAGCACTTTTAGAAGAGTTAGAAGCCTATGTGGCTTCTGCAAAATAA
- a CDS encoding TldD/PmbA family protein → MDIERLKERIFTYGKAQGFEDMEIYYQRNSEFTCKVFQGEIDDYATSQEGGLSFRGIYNGKAGYAYTEKIDESAVEILIEAAKENAEIIENEDKEIIFEGSKVYHNLDLYAEKLSTFSVDHKLNFVKTMEKEAYDLDPRVISVNYCVYTDMENEVQLYNTKGLSKSQKSNFALAYISAVVKENEEVQNALMFRAGRDIENFDPKVLAKKSVERARSYLGAKPVESKKYTILLENTAAADLLATFYGIFSADNVQKGRSLLKNKLGAAIGSKKLTIIDDALLANGGASRSFDNEGVASKKLTLVENGVLKSLLYNLKTAEKDGVISTGHGYKSSYKGTITVAPSNLYIEPGESTYEDLVGSLAEGLIITELNGLHSGANPVSGDFSLAARGYYVKAGKIERPVNQITIASNFYEMLQNIEEIGSDLELGLPMGAYVSSPTLKIKEISVAGE, encoded by the coding sequence TTGGACATAGAACGTTTAAAAGAGCGGATATTTACTTATGGAAAAGCACAAGGCTTTGAAGACATGGAAATTTATTATCAGAGAAACAGTGAGTTCACCTGTAAGGTTTTTCAAGGAGAAATTGATGATTATGCCACATCTCAGGAAGGGGGCTTATCCTTTAGAGGGATTTATAATGGAAAAGCAGGATATGCTTATACGGAGAAGATTGATGAAAGTGCTGTAGAGATTTTAATAGAAGCAGCGAAGGAAAACGCTGAGATTATTGAAAATGAAGATAAGGAAATTATTTTTGAAGGTTCTAAAGTATATCACAATTTAGATCTATACGCTGAGAAATTGTCAACTTTCTCTGTTGACCATAAACTGAATTTCGTTAAAACCATGGAAAAGGAAGCCTATGATTTAGACCCTAGAGTGATCAGCGTAAATTATTGTGTTTATACGGACATGGAAAATGAGGTGCAGCTCTATAACACTAAAGGATTGAGTAAAAGTCAGAAATCTAACTTTGCCCTAGCTTATATTTCAGCAGTTGTGAAGGAAAATGAAGAGGTACAAAATGCGCTGATGTTTAGAGCAGGCAGAGATATAGAAAATTTTGATCCCAAAGTATTGGCTAAAAAATCAGTGGAAAGAGCACGATCTTATTTAGGCGCAAAGCCTGTAGAAAGCAAAAAATATACAATTCTACTAGAAAATACAGCAGCGGCAGATTTGCTGGCGACTTTCTATGGTATTTTCTCAGCAGACAATGTTCAAAAAGGAAGATCCCTACTAAAAAATAAACTGGGTGCAGCAATTGGAAGTAAAAAGCTTACAATTATAGATGATGCGCTTTTAGCCAATGGTGGAGCCAGCCGTTCCTTTGACAATGAGGGGGTAGCTAGTAAAAAGTTAACCCTAGTTGAAAATGGTGTGTTAAAAAGTTTGCTTTACAACTTAAAAACTGCGGAGAAGGATGGCGTTATCTCCACTGGCCATGGTTACAAGTCCTCCTACAAAGGTACCATTACAGTGGCACCTTCCAATCTATATATTGAACCGGGTGAAAGCACTTATGAGGATTTGGTAGGCTCTCTAGCGGAAGGTTTGATCATTACGGAGCTGAATGGTTTACATTCTGGGGCCAATCCAGTTTCTGGGGACTTCTCCTTAGCGGCAAGGGGATATTATGTGAAAGCTGGGAAGATAGAAAGACCAGTCAACCAGATTACCATTGCAAGTAATTTCTACGAAATGCTTCAAAATATTGAAGAAATTGGATCGGATTTAGAACTTGGTCTACCGATGGGTGCCTATGTAAGTTCACCAACCTTAAAAATAAAAGAGATTTCTGTAGCCGGTGAATAG
- a CDS encoding TldD/PmbA family protein, which translates to MLDKRLIEDIIMAALSTGGDFAEVFVEDKYNTGITMIGGKVDNSISGRDFGVGIRIFKGFNSVYAYTNQFDRESLIHTAIKASGAIQGMKQDRVLDFIRYDYNNINPIRFLPKEIKKSKKVNVMREAYEAAQGYSDLISQVTVRYIDEDQKILVANSEGRFAEDQRVRTRIAIQSIASKNNEMQTGSYSPGAHMGFEFYDKIDVKEYGREASRIAVTMLDAEPCPSGKFQVIIDNEFGGVIFHEACGHGLEATSVAKKNSVFADRIGEQVASSVVTAIDDGTIQNAWGSANIDDEGEPTKKNVLIENGILKGYLIDKLNARRMEMTVTGSSRRESYKYAPTSRMTNTYIAAGKSTPEEIIANTEFGIYAKYMGGGSVNPATGDFNFAVMEGYLVKNGKIDKPLRGATLIGNGPNILHKIDMVGNNLDYGQGMCGSVSGSIPTDVGQPTIRVNEITVGGR; encoded by the coding sequence AAGGTAGACAATAGTATTTCTGGCAGGGACTTTGGTGTAGGTATCCGAATCTTTAAAGGGTTTAACAGTGTATACGCCTATACCAATCAATTCGATAGGGAATCGCTGATTCATACGGCGATTAAGGCAAGTGGGGCAATTCAAGGAATGAAACAGGATCGGGTTTTAGATTTTATCAGATATGACTATAACAATATTAACCCAATTAGGTTTTTACCAAAGGAAATAAAAAAGAGTAAAAAAGTGAATGTAATGCGTGAAGCCTATGAAGCGGCACAGGGCTATAGTGATCTGATCTCTCAGGTTACAGTTCGATATATTGATGAGGACCAAAAAATCCTAGTTGCAAACTCTGAAGGTAGATTTGCTGAGGATCAAAGGGTTCGAACAAGAATCGCAATTCAATCCATTGCATCCAAGAACAACGAAATGCAAACAGGATCCTATTCACCGGGTGCTCATATGGGGTTTGAGTTTTATGATAAAATCGATGTGAAGGAATATGGAAGGGAAGCCTCCCGAATTGCAGTAACAATGCTGGATGCAGAACCTTGTCCAAGTGGCAAATTCCAAGTGATCATAGACAATGAATTCGGTGGCGTTATCTTCCATGAGGCTTGTGGCCATGGACTGGAAGCAACATCTGTGGCTAAGAAAAACTCTGTTTTTGCAGATCGAATCGGAGAACAAGTAGCATCCAGTGTAGTGACGGCCATCGACGATGGAACAATTCAAAATGCTTGGGGTTCTGCAAACATCGACGATGAAGGAGAACCGACCAAGAAGAATGTACTCATAGAAAATGGTATTTTAAAGGGATATCTGATTGATAAATTAAACGCTAGAAGAATGGAGATGACGGTCACAGGGTCCTCACGTAGAGAATCCTATAAATATGCGCCAACCTCTAGAATGACCAATACATACATTGCAGCAGGAAAGTCTACGCCAGAGGAAATCATTGCCAATACTGAATTTGGTATCTATGCAAAATACATGGGAGGCGGATCTGTCAATCCGGCCACTGGAGATTTTAATTTTGCTGTGATGGAAGGATACTTGGTTAAAAATGGTAAGATCGATAAACCACTGAGAGGCGCTACCTTAATCGGAAATGGACCGAATATACTTCATAAGATCGATATGGTAGGAAATAATCTAGACTATGGACAGGGAATGTGCGGTTCTGTCAGCGGCTCAATACCGACGGACGTTGGTCAGCCTACCATTCGAGTAAATGAAATCACTGTAGGTGGAAGATAG